Proteins encoded in a region of the Rutidosis leptorrhynchoides isolate AG116_Rl617_1_P2 chromosome 9, CSIRO_AGI_Rlap_v1, whole genome shotgun sequence genome:
- the LOC139869301 gene encoding uncharacterized protein, which translates to MNRDVIIIIISVFCFGGGVKSTWSTGRVVEYLPGFNGPLPFHLETGSTWSTGRVVEYLPGFNGPLPFHLETGYVGVDKNEDVQLFYYFIQSKSNPDTDPIMLWLTGGPGCSSLSGLLYEIGPIQFEAVHYNGSLPKLILSPSSWTEVASIIFLDIPVGSGFSYSKSARVSGPTDIQYCDHAYEFVTKWFESHPKFISNPFYVGGDSYSGNPVPIITQLISNGNEVGKEPYINLKGYVLGNPLTFPYEENYKIRFANGMGLISDELYKSLFDSCRGEYRSDYISSNNTGCLQNLDLYQQCIDGIREAQILEPLCVDDFSPIKLPSQMPLTEQHSANSSYCRTDGYKLVNYWMADPSVREALHIREGTIGEWIRCNYDDLNFTRTFDDVRPYHLYLSNKGYRSLIYSGDHDMVIPHQSTQAWIKELNYYVIDQWRSWKLHGQIAGYTESYSNGMTYATVKAGGHTAPEYKPEECFFMFKRWIAHQSLTAYILSNSSYVGVDKNEDVQLFYYFIQSESNPDTDPIMLWLTGGPGCSSISGLLYEIGPIQFEAVHYNRSLPNLILNPNSWTKMASIIFLDIPFGTGFSYWSSAHVSGPTDIQYCDHAYEFVSKWFESHPEFISNPFYVGGDSYSGNPVPIITQLISNGNEAGKEPYINLKGYVLGNPLTSPYGVNYRVQFANGMGLISDELYKSLSHSCRGEYRSNYINPENVGCLQNLHLYQQCVDGIKKAHILEPLCVDHDSPIKLPSQTPLKEQHSSNSFYCRTDGYKLVNYWMADPSVREALHIREGTIGEWIRCNYDDLNFTRTLDDVRPYHLWLSDKGYRSLVYSGDHDMVIPHQSTEAWIKELNYSVIDQWRSWKLFGQIAGYTESYSNNMTYATVKGGGHTAPEYKPEECFAMFKRWIAYQSL; encoded by the exons ATGAACCGTGatgttatcataatcatcatctccgTTTTCTGTTTCGGTGGTGGTGTAAAGTCAACATGGTCAACAGGGAGAGTAGTAGAGTATCTTCCAGGTTTCAATGGACCCCTCCCTTTTCATCTCGAAACCGG GTCAACATGGTCAACGGGGAGAGTAGTAGAGTATCTTCCAGGTTTCAATGGACCCCTCCCTTTTCATCTCGAAaccgg TTATGTGGGTGTCGATAAGAATGAGGATGTTCAGCTGTTTTACTATTTCATTCAATCCAAATCAAATCCCGACACTGATCCTATAATGCTTTGGTTGACCGGTGGTCCCGGTTGTTCTTCATTATCCGGCCTCCTTTACGAGATTg GACCGATACAGTTTGAGGCTGTGCATTACAATGGAAGCTTGCCTAAATTGATCTTGTCGCCCAGTTCATGGACCgag GTGGCAAGCATAATTTTCCTCGATATCCCTGTTGGTTCCGGTTTTTCCTACTCAAAATCGGCACGTGTATCTGGTCCTACAGACATCCAATATTGTGACCATGCCTATGAATTTGTAACAAAG TGGTTCGAAAGTCATCCGAAGTTCATTTCAAATCCATTCTATGTTGGAGGAGATTCATATTCTGGAAACCCAGTCCCAATAATCACACAATTAATATCAAATG GAAATGAAGTTGGCAAAGAGCCTTACATTAATCTAAAG GGGTATGTGCTTGGCAACCCTTTGACTTTTCCATATGAAGAGAATTACAAGATTCGTTTTGCTAATGGTATGGGACTTATTTCAGATGAACTTTACAAG TCCTTATTCGATAGTTGTCGTGGAGAGTATCGTTCAGACTATATAAGCTCTAACAATACAGGATGTCTTCAAAATCTTGACTTGTACCAACAG TGTATAGATGGAATTAGAGAAGCACAGATTTTGGAACCTCTATGTGTTGATGATTTTTCGCCAATTAAACTACCCAGTCAGATGCCGCTTACAGAACAACACTCTGCTAATTCTTCTTACTGCAGA ACTGATGGATATAAACTGGTTAATTACTGGATGGCTGATCCCAGTGTTAGAGAAGCATTACATATTCGTGAG GGGACAATAGGCGAGTGGATAAGGTGCAATTACGACGATTTAAACTTTACACGAACATTCGATGATGTCAGACCTTACCATTTATATCTTAGCAATAAGGGTTACCGCTCTCTTATCTACAG CGGTGATCATGATATGGTTATCCCTCACCAGTCAACTCAAGCATGGATAAAGGAGCTAAACTACTATGTTATCGATCAATGGCGATCATGGAAGCTTCATGGTCAAATCGCAGG GTACACGGAGAGTTATTCGAATGGGATGACATACGCCACCGTGAAG GCTGGTGGGCATACAGCCCCTGAGTACAAGCCTGAAGAATGTTTTTTCATGTTCAAGAGGTGGATAGCTCATCAATCTTT GACTGCATATATACTTTCTAACTCT AGCTACGTGGGTGTGGATAAGAATGAGGATGTTCAGCTGTTTTACTATTTCATTCAATCCGAGTCAAATCCCGACACTGATCCGATAATGCTTTGGTTGACTGGTGGTCCTGGTTGTTCTTCAATATCCGGCCTCCTTTACGAGATTG GACCGATACAATTTGAGGCTGTGCATTACAATAGAAGCTTGCCTAACTTGATTTTGAACCCCAATTCATGGACCAAG ATGGCAAGCATAATTTTCCTTGATATCCCTTTTGGTACCGGTTTTTCCTACTGGAGCTCGGCACATGTATCTGGTCCTACAGACATCCAATATTGTGACCATGCTTATGAATTTGTATCAAAG TGGTTCGAAAGTCACCCGGAGTTCATTTCAAACCCATTCTATGTTGGAGGAGATTCATATTCTGGAAACCCTGTCCCAATAATCACACAATTAATATCAAATG GAAATGAAGCTGGTAAAGAGCCTTACATAAATTTAAAG GGGTATGTGCTTGGCAACCCTTTGACTTCTCCGTACGGAGTTAATTACAGAGTTCAATTTGCTAATGGTATGGGACTTATTTCAGATGAACTTTACAAG TCCTTGTCCCATAGTTGTCGTGGAGAGTATCGTTCAAACTATATAAACCCTGAAAATGTTGGGTGTCTTCAAAATCTTCACTTGTACCAACAG TGCGTAGATGGAATTAAAAAAGCACATATTTTGGAACCTTTATGTGTTGATCATGATTCGCCAATTAAACTACCCAGTCAGACGCCGCTTAAAGAACAACACTCTTCTAATTCTTTTTACTGCAGA ACTGATGGATATAAACTGGTTAATTACTGGATGGCTGATCCCAGTGTTAGAGAAGCATTACATATTCGTGAG GGGACAATAGGCGAGTGGATAAGGTGCAATTACGACGATTTAAACTTTACACGGACATTAGATGATGTCAGACCATACCATTTATGGCTTAGCGATAAGGGTTACCGGTCTCTTGTTTACAG CGGTGATCATGATATGGTCATACCTCACCAGTCAACTGAAGCATGGATAAAGGAACTTAACTACTCTGTCATTGATCAATGGCGATCATGGAAGCTTTTTGGTCAAATCGCAGG gtACACAGAGAGTTATTCGAATAATATGACGTATGCCACTGTGAAG GGTGGTGGACATACAGCCCCTGAGTACAAGCCTGAAGAATGTTTTGCCATGTTCAAGAGGTGGATAGCCTATCAATCTTTGTAA